In Halichondria panicea chromosome 5, odHalPani1.1, whole genome shotgun sequence, the genomic stretch CGAGGGTGACTCATCAGGTGGGGTCGGAGACGGATCAGTTGACTGATCAGGGGAAACTTCAAAATCTTGCAAATCCTTGTGAGCTGCCGTATCGTCGAAATCGTTTGGATTTGTTATATCGTCTTGTGACGACTCGGTGGTGGAAAGAGAATGAGTTCTATCACGTATGTGGTCGATATGTCGACGTAGTATCCTGCCATCACCAATTTCCACTTTGTAAGATACTGGTCCTGTCTGTTGTACAATGCTTCCTGGAAGCCATGTACCGTTTGTTCGGAAAAGTTTGAGCATTACTTGTTGACCAACAGAGAACGTCCTTGGTTTAGCATGTTTGTCATGTTGCTGTTTCTGTTTCATCTGCTTGTCAGATACGTTTCCCTCTGTGTTTGGTTTGAGGAGATCGAATCGTGTACGTACTTTTCTTTGAAGGAACAGTTCACTCGGTGAGACGTTAGTGGTAGCATGTGGAGTTGAGCGGTATGACAGTAAAAACTGAGCCAATCTTGTTTTCAAACTCAGTCCTTCTCTCTCTCCAGCTTTCATGGCTCTTTTGAACGTTTGTACAAATCGTTCAGCTTGGCCGTTCGTGGAGGGATGGT encodes the following:
- the LOC135336178 gene encoding uncharacterized protein K02A2.6-like, which gives rise to MWGIRTIIPQNLHAKTLRALHENHPGMSRMKAIARSYVWWSGLDKDIENQAKACLSCQEQASKPAVAPLHPWVWPNSPWKRIHIDYAGPFLNKMFLVVVDAHSKWPEVIQMSSTTSQNTIEALQALFARYGLPEQIVSDNGAQFTSQEFSDFVQANGIRHIRSAPYHPSTNGQAERFVQTFKRAMKAGEREGLSLKTRLAQFLLSYRSTPHATTNVSPSELFLQRKVRTRFDLLKPNTEGNVSDKQMKQKQQHDKHAKPRTFSVGQQVMLKLFRTNGTWLPGSIVQQTGPVSYKVEIGDGRILRRHIDHIRDRTHSLSTTESSQDDITNPNDFDDTAAHKDLQDFEVSPDQSTDPSPTPPDESPSTGALTARQYPQRNRNRPDRYGGYTNI